CTTCCTTGCAGCCAAGTATTTCTCTGCGGCTTTCTCACTAGTAATACTGTAGTAGCTCTTGCCTTGCTTCATGTCTGCAAACAATTCCAAGTACAACTCCTTGCCTAGTTCCACAGCTTCTGTCCTTTTCCTTGTCCGCAAACTCTTCCTTACGTACTTCTTCTCCTTTTCCAACCAAGCCTAAACTGCCAATAGTCTCCACGCTTGTACACACAGGCATCATCAAATATTGCTATCTCATCCTCTTTGTATTCTGTCTTCCTTCCACCCATATCCGCTCCACGTTTTTAAACTTTTTGGAATTTTCGCGTAGCTGTGCCTGCAACATAATCAAAAATGTCCAATAAATTCAGTGTAAAAATTTAGAGTGTGTAAGCTTTTTGAAAAAAATTAAACATAAAAATCAGTAGTTTATATTTAATTTGTTGCGTTACGACTACTACGGATTTCCAGAGCAGTCCTATCATCTTGATTATCCTGTTCCCGGTTCATCAGCACTAGCAGAAACTGTCCAGTTGCAACTCAGAAAACAAGGAATCGCTGCGGTGTTGGAGCAAAGTCGCAGACTGGATCACGGAGTATTTGTACCGTTGATGCTGATGTATCCCAACGCAGACATTCCCTGCATCCAGGTTTCCTTGCAGCAGAGTCTTGACCCATTAGCCCATTTGCAACTCGGGCAGGCCTTGGCTTCTCTGAATCAGGAGGGTTTGCTGATTCTCAGCTCAGGGTTTCCCTTTCACAACATACAGGCTTTCTTCCGGCAGGGCTCAGGAATCCCGGATGCCAAGAATATGGCTTTTGAGACTTGGCTAAAGGAGGCTCTGAGCAATCCTGACTTGTCGGAAACAGAACGGTGGGAACGCCTGCGGAATTGGGAAAGCGCTCCAAACGCAAGATACTGTCACCCTCGAGAGGAGCACCTGTTGCCGCTGCTTGTTTGCTATGGTGTAGCTCAACGCCCTTGTGCAAGAGTAGAAACCGTTACAGTACTGGGCAAGCAGGCTAGCTCCTTCATCTGGTGAACTCACATTCCTTCAGATTGATGGAGTTTCCCTCCAGTAAGTGAGCTACAGGGCATTGCACTCTGATCCCTGAACCGCTATAACTGCGCAAACATTCCCTTCTTCCATTTCTTCTCCAATCAATCCTTATCAGATCTGAGACCATGGTGAGTACAACTATCCCCCGAGATTACAGCCTCATTGGACCAGAAGCCCAAAAAGCTGAAGAGAAAGGACTGGCCTCCGCAACTTGGTACGCCACGCCTATCCCCCGCAAACGTATGAAGGAATTGATGCGCCGCTCAGATCAACCAGCTATTCGAGATACAGCCATCTGGTTGGGCCTGCTTATGATGACAGGTGGATTTGGTGTGTATTTCTGGGGAACCTGGTGGTGTGGGCCCTTCTTTTTTGTTTATGGGATTCTTTATGGTAGTGCCTCGGATTCTCGTTGGCACGAGTGCGGTCATGGTACCGCATTTCGCACCCAGTGGATGAATCAAGCTGTGTATCAACTCGCTTGCTTCATGATTATGCGCAGCCCCACAGGATGGCGTTGGTCCCACACACGTCATCACACAGACACAATCATTGTCGGTCGTGATCCTGAGATTGCCATTGGTCGTCCTGCTCGGCTGTTTCGACTGTTCCTTAATTTCTTTGGCCTGATCGATATTCCAATCTCTCTGGCAAAGACAGTCCTACATTCTTTTGGACAGTTGACTGCCGAGGAGGCTGACTATATCCCAGAGATGGAACGACACAAAGTTTACAATGTGGCCCGTGTCTGGATCATGGTCTATGGACTGACTGCTGCGGTTAGTGTGATCTACCAGAGTTGGCTTCCATTGATGCTGATCGGCTTGCCCCGCGTGTATGGAACTTGGTTACACATCATCTTCGGTCTGACCCAGCATGCTGGCCTGGCTGAAGACGTTCTTGATCATCGCCATAACACGCGCACTGTTTATATGAACCCCATCTTTCGCTATCTCTACTGGAACATGAATTATCACGTGGAACACCACATGTTTCCGATGGTTCCATATCATGCGCTCCCTGCTCTTCATGAAGAGATGAAAGCCTATACAGCCCCTGTTTATCGGAATATGATTGAAGCCTACCGTGAGATTATTCCTGCCTTGTGGAAGCAATCTGGTGATCCTGAATTTTTTGTCCCCAGAGCTGTCCCAAAACCAGACTCAACAAATGAGCAATCAAGCCCAGTAGTAGCTGCCTGAAATGGACTTGAAGGGTTTTTAACCATTGTCTTTGAGAGTTGATTGTTTGGGTGTTTCTAACTTCAAAATCTACCATTTGGAAAATTGGTAAACTGCTATCTAAGAGTGATCTTGAGAGTAGGTTTAATTTCAGTTTTTTTGATCATGATTTCAATCTTTAAAAAGACTTCAAAAATCCGAAAAGCATTAGGATTTATTCTCATTGGAATCATTGTTCTTGGTGCTTTCATTACTACTACACAAGCTCAATCCAATGAGTTGCTTCAATCAAGAATACGACTCTTTGAAGCCTGGTTGAATACCTTAATGAGTGATCAAACCTTACGAGGAGTTTCTGTCAGTCTTGTTCAGAATCAAAAGCTTGTTTATGCCAAAGGATTTGGAGTT
The genomic region above belongs to SAR324 cluster bacterium and contains:
- a CDS encoding serine hydrolase, giving the protein MISIFKKTSKIRKALGFILIGIIVLGAFITTTQAQSNELLQSRIRLFEAWLNTLMSDQTLRGVSVSLVQNQKLVYAKGFGVSDFEKKSPATESTNYRIASITKLFTSLALMQLVERQKILLDTPVVEIIPELRAIKTNGHPVEDITIKSILTHTTGLPTNPN
- a CDS encoding class III extradiol ring-cleavage dioxygenase translates to MLRYDYYGFPEQSYHLDYPVPGSSALAETVQLQLRKQGIAAVLEQSRRLDHGVFVPLMLMYPNADIPCIQVSLQQSLDPLAHLQLGQALASLNQEGLLILSSGFPFHNIQAFFRQGSGIPDAKNMAFETWLKEALSNPDLSETERWERLRNWESAPNARYCHPREEHLLPLLVCYGVAQRPCARVETVTVLGKQASSFIW
- a CDS encoding fatty acid desaturase family protein, with amino-acid sequence MVSTTIPRDYSLIGPEAQKAEEKGLASATWYATPIPRKRMKELMRRSDQPAIRDTAIWLGLLMMTGGFGVYFWGTWWCGPFFFVYGILYGSASDSRWHECGHGTAFRTQWMNQAVYQLACFMIMRSPTGWRWSHTRHHTDTIIVGRDPEIAIGRPARLFRLFLNFFGLIDIPISLAKTVLHSFGQLTAEEADYIPEMERHKVYNVARVWIMVYGLTAAVSVIYQSWLPLMLIGLPRVYGTWLHIIFGLTQHAGLAEDVLDHRHNTRTVYMNPIFRYLYWNMNYHVEHHMFPMVPYHALPALHEEMKAYTAPVYRNMIEAYREIIPALWKQSGDPEFFVPRAVPKPDSTNEQSSPVVAA